One window of the Ammospiza caudacuta isolate bAmmCau1 chromosome 9, bAmmCau1.pri, whole genome shotgun sequence genome contains the following:
- the EGR2 gene encoding E3 SUMO-protein ligase EGR2, with the protein MMTAKAVDKIPVTLGGFVHQLPEGIYPADDISAALPTSVAIFPNADLAGPFDQMSGVAGDGMINVDMGDKRALDLPYGGGFAPNAPASRNQTFTYMGKFSIDPQYPGAGCYPEGIINIVSAGILQGVSTPSSAASSAASSASSAASSATAASATSPNPLAGALGCTMAQGQPADLEHLYSPPPPPYSGCGDLYPQDPSSAFLPAAGGGALPFPPPPSYPSPKAAAADGGLFTMIPEYGGFFPPPQCQRELHAGPDRKPFPCPLDSLRVPPPLTPLSTIRNFTMGAPPAGAAPGSAPGSGGGEGAGARLPAGAYSPHHLPLRPILRPRKYPNRPSKTPVHERPYPCPAEGCDRRFSRSDELTRHIRIHTGHKPFQCRICMRNFSRSDHLTTHIRTHTGEKPFACDFCGRKFARSDERKRHTKIHLRQKERKGAAAAGGCPQPGGGSGTAALAPCAARTRTP; encoded by the exons ATGATGACCGCCAAGGCGGTAGACAAGATTCCGGTGACCCTCGGTGGGTTCGTGCACCAGCTCCCCGAGGGCATTTACCCGGCGGATGACATCTCCGCCGCGCTGCCAACTTCGGTCGCGATCTTCCCCAATGCCGACCTGGCAGGGCCGTTCGACCAGATGAGCGGTGTGGCAGGAG ACGGCATGATCAACGTGGACATGGGCGACAAGCGGGCCCTGGACCTGCCCTACGGTGGCGGCTTCGCCCCCAATGCTCCGGCTTCCCGCAATCAGACCTTCACCTACATGGGCAAATTCTCCATCGACCCGCAATACCCTGGCGCCGGTTGCTACCCCGAGGGCATCATCAACATCGTGAGCGCGGGGATCCTGCAGGGGGTCAGCACGCCCTCCTCCGCCGCCTCCTCTGCCGCCTCCTCCGCCTCCTCCGCCGCCTCCTCGGCCACCGCCGCCTCCGCCACCTCCCCCAACCCGCTGGCCGGGGCCCTCGGCTGCACCATGGCACAGGGCCAGCCAGCCGACCTGGAGCATCTCTACTCGCCTCCGCCGCCGCCCTACTCGGGCTGCGGTGACCTGTACCCGCAAGACCCCTCCTCGGCTTTCCTGCCCGCCGCCGGCGGCGGGGCACTGCCTTTTCCCCCGCCGCCCTCCTACCCCTCACCGAAGGCGGCGGCGGCCGACGGCGGGCTCTTCACCATGATCCCCGAGTACGGCGGCTTCTTCCCGCCGCCCCAGTGCCAGCGGGAACTCCACGCCGGCCCCGACCGCaagcccttcccctgccccctcGACTCGCTCCGCGTCCCGCCGCCCCTCACGCCGCTTTCCACCATCCGCAACTTCACGATGGGGGCGCCCCCGGCGGGCGCCGCCCCCGGCAGCGCTCCCGGCAGCGGCGGGGGCGAGGGTGCGGGCGCCCGGCTGCCCGCCGGCGCCTACAGCCCGCACCACCTGCCGCTGCGGCCCATCCTGCGGCCCCGCAAGTACCCCAACCGGCCCAGCAAGACGCCGGTCCACGAGCGGCCCTACCCGTGCCCCGCCGAGGGCTGCGACCGCCGCTTCTCCCGCTCCGACGAGCTCACCCGGCACATCCGCATCCACACGGGCCACAAGCCCTTCCAGTGCCGTATCTGCATGCGGAACTTCAGCCGCAGCGACCACCTCACCACCCACATTCGCACGCACACCGGCGAGAAACCCTTCGCCTGCGACTTCTGCGGCAGGAAGTTCGCCCGCTCCGACGAAAGGAAGCGGCACACGAAGATTCACCTGCGCCAGAAGGAACGAAaaggagccgccgccgccggcggGTGCCCGCAAcccggcggcgggagcggcacGGCCGCCCTGGCCCCCTGCGCGGCGCGGACGCGGACGCCCTGA
- the ADO gene encoding 2-aminoethanethiol dioxygenase, which produces MPRDNMASLIQRVARQARITFRSPAGPAFGENLHRLQQLLDKVRAEDLHLAPRGPSAAAAASGGGPPWAGVVPPVSYMHICETENFSMGVFLLRSGACIPLHDHPGMNGMLKVLYGTLRIACMDTLPSGAASAPPPPAAGSGPCLRALFRSRQHYTPASPPCLLSPHTDNLHQIDAVDGPAAFLDILAPPYDPQHGRDCHYYRLLEGPPAGAEPPALPREVWLMETPQASDFWCGGEPYPGPRVCL; this is translated from the coding sequence ATGCCCCGGGACAACATGGCCTCCCTGATCCAGCGGGTGGCGCGGCAGGCGCGCATCACCTTCCGCAGCCCGGCGGGCCCAGCCTTCGGGGAGAACCTGCAccgcctgcagcagctgctggacaaGGTGCGCGCCGAGGACTTGCACTTGGCGCCGCGGGGGCCGtcggccgcggcggcggcgtcCGGCGGGGGTCCGCCGTGGGCCGGCGTGGTGCCTCCCGTCAGCTACATGCACATCTGCGAGACGGAGAACTTCAGCATGGGCGTGTTTCTGCTGCGGAGCGGCGCCTGCATCCCGCTGCACGACCACCCGGGCATGAACGGCATGCTGAAGGTGCTGTACGGCACGCTGCGCATCGCCTGCATGGACACGCTGCCCTCCGGGGCGGCCTCcgccccgccgcctcccgccgctGGCAGCGGGCCGTGCCTGCGCGCCCTTTTCCGCTCCCGCCAGCACTATACGCCCGCCTCGCCGCCCTGCCTGCTCTCGCCGCACACCGACAATCTCCACCAAATCGATGCTGTGGACGGGCCTGCCGCCTTTCTCGACATCCTGGCGCCGCCCTACGACCCCCAGCACGGCCGGGACTGCCACTACTACCGGCTGCTGGAGGGGCCGCcggcgggcgcggagccgccCGCGCTGCCGCGAGAGGTGTGGCTGATGGAGACCCCGCAGGCCTCCGACTTCTGGTGCGGGGGCGAGCCCTACCCTGGGCCTCGCGTCTGCCTCTGA